The Thermodesulfobacteriota bacterium DNA window CCAAGCCGATCGTGAAAACCGATTTTCTCATAAACCTGCCAAAATTCAAGGCACATCCCTGGTGCCGGCTTACATTAAGTCTTAAAAATTTCATCGGAATTCAAGACGATCGCCACCGGCTGGTGGATCATAATCTTTTTCTGGAGCATAAAATTGCCGACCTGCAGGAGGTGATTCAACCTAAATTTATCGCCATCGATGGCATTACGGCAGGACAGAAAATGATGCTGACCCCCACCCCCTTTCACCTGGGTGCCATTGTCATGGGAACCAACTCATGCGCAGTGGATACGGTGGGATGCCATATGGTCCGTGTTGAGCCGGATGATCTGATCCATCTTAAATACACTTCCCAAAGAGGTTTTGGGCCCATGGATATTGAAGAAATCGAGGTAAAAGGGGATTTTCCCCTGGAAGAGGTCCGACATAAGACCAAGAATTTTGAATTCTGCCTGGAACGCATTGATGAATATTTTAAACCGGACAGCCATCTTTCCTGCACGGTGGGCACATTCCCGGAAAAGCATTCAAGCGATTACTGCTGGGGAGGATGCCCCGGCGCACTTCAAGAAGCCATGCACATATTCAGAGGTTTTTATCCAAATGTGGAAAAAGAAATGCAAAAGGTGCGATACGTGGTCGGGAAGGTCAAAGAACCCCTTGAGTTGGAAGAGGGAGAAAAAGTTATTTTTGCCGGAAGCTGTACCAGTTATAAAGGAAAAATAAACGGAAAGGATGTAAACATAAAAAGCAGTTATAAGAATTACCGCGAGGTGGACGAGCATAAGACCAAATCCAATGACATGTTTTTAAAAGTAATTAAAAATTTGTGGCAGGCATTTTTCAGCAGATCCTCCGGTTATCTTCAGGCAAAGGGGTGCACGCTTTCTGTGGCCGAACATGTCAACTATTTATCCGCCATGGGTAAGATAAAAAATCCCAACTTTGACCCCCGAC harbors:
- a CDS encoding DUF362 domain-containing protein, whose translation is MKHKVLIMRCDEYDADRIAGIIKEGMEELEVKPSGRILLKPNVVIAHPDIFPYAFTRKEFLDGAIEATKVKAEKVEEISVGERSGITIPTRYNFKNAGYPEVIKKHKIKTYYFDEDPHVPVKIKAKGRLRDTLFIPKPIVKTDFLINLPKFKAHPWCRLTLSLKNFIGIQDDRHRLVDHNLFLEHKIADLQEVIQPKFIAIDGITAGQKMMLTPTPFHLGAIVMGTNSCAVDTVGCHMVRVEPDDLIHLKYTSQRGFGPMDIEEIEVKGDFPLEEVRHKTKNFEFCLERIDEYFKPDSHLSCTVGTFPEKHSSDYCWGGCPGALQEAMHIFRGFYPNVEKEMQKVRYVVGKVKEPLELEEGEKVIFAGSCTSYKGKINGKDVNIKSSYKNYREVDEHKTKSNDMFLKVIKNLWQAFFSRSSGYLQAKGCTLSVAEHVNYLSAMGKIKNPNFDPRLLIPVNIAYFQMRIMRFLNRIIR